One Mugil cephalus isolate CIBA_MC_2020 chromosome 12, CIBA_Mcephalus_1.1, whole genome shotgun sequence DNA segment encodes these proteins:
- the si:ch211-199f5.1 gene encoding protocadherin-8 yields MRMLTEGKITKKMITYWHRWIFIFSIYLFLFSSRAHSEGNTIRYQTREEDAPGTVIGNLAKDMSLSLSHSSKTNFRMMKQFNDSFIRVRESDGELTVGERIDRERICRHTPQCLITFDAVNFSKDRYKLIHVEVEIKDVNDNSPEFPNKESVVEISENAAVGSRIPLDPAVDADVGSNYIQSYQISVNSHFTIDVLLRADGVKYAELVLMKELDRETQSSYTVELIATDGGNPHRSGSTKITIRVSDFNDNSPVFDQNSFSVSLPEDAPVGTVILDLNAVDADEGLNGEVVYGFGKQVSHEIRELFQVDNKSGRLTLRSPVDFEDKRTYELDVQATDLGPNPTPSVCKIIIHVTDVNDNAPEISITPMTSITTGIAYISEAADKDSLVALISTLDRDSGVNSQVHCTLYGHDHFKLRQAYEDSYMIVTAAALDRERISEYNLTVMAEDFGSPPQRKITQYTIRLSDENDNAPHFAKAVYEVSVLENNAPGAYITTVEASDADLGNNGKITYRLMDGVIMGSPVNTFVSLNSVSGSIYALRSFNYEVMKHLDIHIQASDGGSPQLQSTAVIRLKIVDQNDNQPSIIEPPLYKGSAEVFLPKDAPAGYLVTQIKATDADEGINAQLSYKITEGGHLGFSINKDSGKVHVSRQLTYDLADNVKVTVAVVDNGSPALTSTAIIHFSFIEGTLPSLPSSAENGNEELFEWDMSIAIIIVLAGSCSLLLLAIILITTICSRRKKETREGGFDEKEDIPNVDNVEGGHIDSVIVNHKGKVFDASPFPDKPPLAGSSTAETGCEDGRQKAGIFESNNRVMEGKLKGYSTLPGYGKETVRPITIWKGNSFTTISARDPHISGKDSGKGDSDFNDSDSDISGDVHKKESPPMNSLWACTSECKVLGHSDRCWSPSATRPNTSMASGPQLSTFSKTASLPRDARRENYYPAHIPKTNGLQSVYEKVQHQEFDYILVGPPTPARIQETDEISIPEYTNS; encoded by the exons ATGAGGATGCTTACCGAGGGAAAGATAACAAAGAAGATGATAACTTATTGGCACCGCTGGATTTTTATATTCTCAatctatctttttttattttcctcacgGGCTCACTCCGAAGGAAATACGATACGATATCAAACCAGAGAGGAGGACGCACCAGGTACGGTCATCGGGAACCTTGCCAAGGACATGTCCTTGAGTCTGTCTCACTCCTCCAAAACCAATTTCAGGATGATGAAACAATTCAACGATTCATTCATCAGGGTAAGAGAAAGCGACGGGGAACTCACTGTCGGGGAACGAATTGACAGGGAAAGAATCTGCAGACACACTCCACAGTGTCTGATTACTTTTGACGCGGTTAATTTCTCCAAAGATCGCTACAAATTGATTCACGTTGAGGTGGAAATAAAGGACGTCAATGACAACTCTCCCGAGTTTCCAAACAAGGAATCTGTGGTGGAGATCTCGGAGAATGCAGCGGTTGGGTCCCGGATCCCTTTGGACCCAGCTGTGGACGCGGATGTCGGATCAAACTACATACAAAGCTATCAAATTTCTGTAAACAGTCATTTTACCATTGATGTGCTCCTGAGAGCGGATGGGGTTAAATATGCGGAATTGGTTCTAATGAAAGAGCTAGACAGGGAGACTCAGTCATCATACACTGTGGAGCTGATCGCCACAGACGGAGGAAACCCACACAGATCGGGGTCAACAAAGATAACTATCAGAGTGTCCGACTTTAACGACAATAGTCCCGTTTTTGACCAGAACAGTTTCTCAGTCAGTCTGCCCGAGGACGCGCCGGTCGGCACTGTTATACTTGACTTAAACGCAGTTGATGCTGATGAAGGTTTAAACGGAGAGGTCGTCTACGGGTTCGGAAAACAGGTTTCTCATGAGATCCGAGAACTTTTCCAAGTGGATAATAAATCAGGGCGCCTGACTCTCAGGAGTCCTGTGGATTTTGAGGACAAAAGGACCTACGAGCTAGACGTGCAGGCGACTGATCTGGGACCCAACCCGACCCCCTCAGTGTGCAAAATCATAATTCACGTCACAGACGTTAATGACAATGCCCCAGAAATCAGTATCACCCCAATGACCTCCATCACGACAGGCATTGCATACATCAGCGAGGCGGCAGACAAGGACAGTCTGGTCGCGCTGATCAGCACCTTGGACAGAGACTCTGGTGTTAACAGCCAGGTCCACTGCACGCTGTACGGCCACGATCATTTCAAACTACGTCAGGCGTACGAAGACAGCTACATGATAGTTACAGCAGCAGCCCTAGACAGGGAGAGGATTAGTGAGTATAACTTGACTGTCATGGCTGAGGATTTTGGGTCACCTCCACAGAGAAAAATCACCCAGTACACCATTAGGCTCAGCGACGAGAATGACAACGCCCCTCACTTTGCCAAAGCTGTCTATGAAGTTTCAGTGCTGGAAAACAACGCCCCGGGCGCTTACATCACCACAGTCGAGGCCAGCGACGCGGATCTGGGCAACAATGGGAAAATTACTTACAGACTAATGGACGGCGTTATTATGGGATCCCCAGTTAACACGTTTGTGTCGCTTAATTCGGTGTCTGGCTCCATATACGCGCTGAGAAGTTTTAACTATGAAGTAATGAAACATCTAGACATACACATTCAAGCAAGTGACGGGGGGTCACCACAGCTGCAGAGCACAGCTGTCATCAGATTAAAAATAGTTGATCAGAATGACAACCAGCCTTCTATCATAGAGCCCCCACTCTACAAGGGATCTGCCGAGGTTTTCCTGCCCAAAGATGCACCTGCAGGTTATTTGGTAACCCAGATAAAGGCCACGGATGCTGATGAAGGCATAAACGCACAGCTGTCCTACAAAATCACAGAGGGGGGGCACCTGGGTTTCTCGATCAACAAAGACTCCGGGAAGGTGCACGTCAGTCGACAGCTGACGTATGATCTCGCAGACAATGTCAAAGTCACAGTGGCGGTCGTTGACAATGGATCCCCCGCGCTCACCTCCACAGCCATTATACACTTCAGTTTCATAGAAGGTACTCTGCCTAGTCTGCCTTCCTCTGCTGAGAATGGCAATGAGGAGCTCTTTGAATGGGACATGTCTATAGCCATAATTATCGTCCTGGCAGGGAgttgctctctcctcctgctggcTATCATTCTCATCACAACCATATGCAGCCGTCGGAAAAAGGAGACAAGGGAGGGGGGCTTTGATGAAAAAGAAGACATACCAAATGTGGACAACGTGGAAGGTGGTCACATTGATTCAGTGATTGTCAACCACAAAGGCAAAGTGTTTGATGCCAGCCCTTTCCCCGATAAACCTCCACTGGCCggcagcagcacagcagagacAGGCTGTGAGGATGGCAGGCAGAAAGCAGGCATCTTTGAGTCAAACAACAGAGTGATGGAGGGCAAATTAAAG GGTTATTCTACTCTACCGGGATACGGGAAAGAAACTGTCAGACCAATAACAATATGGAAGGGCAATTCCTTCACAACCATCTCAGCCAGAGATCCCCACATCAGCGGCAAGGACAGTGGCAAAGGGGACAGCGACTTCAATGACAGCGATTCTGACATAAGTGGAGATGTGCACAAGAAAGAGTCGCCGCCAATGAACA GTCTCTGGGCATGCACAAGCGAGTGCAAAGTGCTGGGACACTCGGACCGATGCTGGAGCCCTTCAGCTACAAGGCCCAACACGAGCATGGCCTCTGGACCACAACTGTCAACGTTCTCCAAGACAGCTTCACTTCCCCGGGACGCCAGAAGGGAAAACTACTACCCGGCTCACATACCAAAAACCAACGGCCTGCAAAGCGTGTACGAAAAAGTTCAACACCAGGAATTTGATTATATTCTCGTCGGTCCACCGACGCCAGCCAGAATACAGGAAACAGATGAAATATCCATCCCAGAGTACACAAACTCTTAA